The Microbacterium esteraromaticum genome contains the following window.
GGGGCATGCGGTCTGGTGCAGGCGCTGCCGTGCAGCAAGGTGCCGGGGAACGGGTACAACCCGGTCGACAACCTCCGTTGGGGCAACGGCTATGCGACCGGGCGCTACGGTAGCTGGGCTGCGGCGTACGATTTCTGGACCCGCAACCACTGGTGGTAATCCACCGGCATGGCACGTTCACGCAAGAGAAGACCCGAGCGCTCTGACGCCGAGGACTCGTTCCAGCGCCTGTTGGCGGGTTGGAAGCGAACCGAGACCCGGCGAGGCCGCGAATGGGTCGTACAGCCCGTTTCCGCGGTACAGGCCGTCAAGGACTACACGTGTCCGGGATGCCACCGCGCGATCGTCCCGCAGACGGGGCATGTCGTGGTCTGGCGCGCGGACGGCGTTCTAGGTGAGACGGCTGACCTGGCGGCTCGACGGCACTGGCACACGCAGTGCTGGCGCATCGCTTGAGACTGGGCGCTAGCTGTACTTCCCCGTGAGGTTGTGTACACGGGCTGATGGGGTTTGGCCGCTGATGCCGGTGTGGGGTCTGTGGTGGTTGTAGTGATGTAGCCAGGCCGCGTAGGCGGCGGTCCGTTCCGCTTCGCTGGTGTAGGGCTTCGCGTAGGCCCATTCAGTGGCTAGGGTGCGGTTGAATCGCTCGACCTTCCCGTTGGTTTGCGGCCGGTAGGGCTTGGTCCACTTGTGCTTCACTGTGTCGCCCAGCGCTTCGGCGAATGCGTGTGATCGATAGCACGCGCCGTTGTCGGTCATCACGGCGGTGACGGTTACGCCGATACCGGCGAAGAACGCGTTCGCGCGAGTCCAGAACCCGGCCGCGGTTTCCTTGCGTTCGTCGTCAAGGATCTCCGAGTACGCCACCCGTGAGTGGTCGTCGACGGCATGGTGCAGGTAGCGGTAGCCGCGGGAGCCCGTCGCGCCGGCGCGTGCCGCTCGTCCTCTTACGACGCCGGCAGCTCGGTCGTGCATCGACCCCTTCCCATGGATACGCCAACCGCCACCGTCCGGGATCCGTCCCTGCTTCTTGATGTCCACATGCACCAACTGCCCCGGTGCAGCAACCTCATATCGCTTTGGCTTTGACCTACGCACCGGCAGCCCGGTGGCCTGATCGACGGTGGTCAGCTTCGGCATCCCATACCGGGCCAGTACCCGTCCGACCGTCGAGCGATGCAACCGCAGGTGATATGCGATCCGATGCGGCCCCCACCGACGCGTGAACCGCAACGCGACGATGCGCCGCTCCGTCTTGCGCGGCAACTGATTCGGGGACCTCCGCGGCTTCGAACTGCGATCCGTCAGCGGCAGCCCAGCCCGACACCGATCGACCCACCGTTTCGCTGTCGCCGGCGAGCACTGAAAACGCTCCGCAGCACGGCGAAGCGACCATCCATCACGAGTTATCAACAGGGCAAGACGCCGGCGCCCCTCAGGCGTCAACGGAGCATTAGCGTGAGTCATGGAGACCTCCGGTTTAGAGATGCGAGTGTGGTAACCCACATCCTTGCCGGAGGTCTTCTCTATGTCACGCGTTCACAACCTCCCGAGGAACTACAGCTAGCGGCTGTCCATCCGTGGGATGACGACCTGTCGGTAGATGATCAGAATGCTGGCCGCGACCGGGATGGCGATCAGTGCGCCCAGCAGACCGAGTAGTGCGCCGCCGGACAGCGCGGCGATCACCACGACGGCACCGGGCACGGATACGGCACGGCTCATGATGCGCGGTGCGATGAAGTACGCCTCGACCTGCATGTAGATCAGATAGTAGATGGCGGCCGCCAGTGCGGTGGCGGGGGAGCCCACCCCGGGCAGCAGGCACGCGAGCACGATGATTGTCGACCCGGTGAGCGTTCCCACGAGCGGGATCAGCGAGAAGAAGAACGCGATGACGGCGAGCACGGCGGTGAAGGGTGCGTCGATGATCGACAGATAGATCGCGCTGAGGATGCCGTTGATGACCCCGAGCGACACCTGGCCCATGACGTAGTGCCCGACGGAGTCAGTGATCTGATCGGCGATATCGATGAAGCGCTCACGCTTCGACGCCGGCACCAGCTGATACACCGAGCTCTTGAGCGACGGTGTCGACGCCGTCAGATAGATCGTCAGCACGAGCACGATGAAGGCGCCGAACAGTCCGGCCAGAACCGCTCCGCCGACGACGAGCACGCCCGCGCCGATGGTCTCGGTCCAGTCGGCGACAGTGCTCTGCCAGTCCTCGCGCTCCATCCAGTCGGTGACGTACGCGAAGACGTCGTCAACAGCGAGATTCGGGAATGTATCGGTCATCCACTGTTTCAGTGAGTCGATCGTGCGTTCACCGTTCTGTACGAGAGGCGTCATCTGCTCGACCAGCTGCGAGATCTGTTCGATCAGCACCGGCAGCACGATGAGAACCACGGCGGCGAAAATGCTCAGCACGGCGAGGATCGTCACGACGACGGCCGCCCAACGAGGCAGACCGCGCCGTTCGAGCATGCTGACGACCGGATCCAGGCCCAGGCTCAGGAACAGTGCGGTTCCGATGTAGAGGATCACCGTCGACAGCGTCTGCATGCTCGTCAGGATCAGAATGCCCAGCCCCACCCCGAGGGTCGCCACGAGCGCGGTGCGGAACGTGTTGTGGATCTTCATTGCTCTCCTGATCGCCGTGCAGAGAAGCCTAATCGCTCGCGTTCGGTACGACGCGCGACGGGCCGACCCAGACGTGTGCCCGTACCTCGTGGGCAACGCACAGGTGGTTTCGCTAAAATCGGAAGTCGAACGGAGACCATCGGCGAATGCCCGGGGTCACGTAAGGAGCTGATTCGTGCGTTTCGTATGGGCCGTCGTGGCCTTCGTGCTGGCCACGGTTCTCATCGGAGCCGGGATCGCCCAGGACACCATCTTCAAGGGGCCTTCTGCCGAGCAGATGGAGCTCAGTGTGAGCGAACCCGCTCCATTTGTGCTCGTCGATGCCGAAGTGCTCGCGTCCCGCGAAGGACTGCAGACGATGATCGTCACCGGCGAGGGTGACATCTTCGTCGCGTACGGACGCACCGCCGACATGGAGGCGTGGCTCTCGGATGCTGAGTACACTCACGTCGCGCTCACGGCGGAGGGTGAACCGGAGTCCACTGCCGTGGATGCGGCGCAGGAGCCTGCCGTCGGTGGGGAGACCGCTGGGCGTAGCCCGGTCGGCTCTGATCTCTGGCTGGATTCGTTCAGTGAGCAGGAGAAGCTGGTCACCGAACTGCAGCTCACCGAGGGACACAGTGTGCTCATCGCCCGTGACGGTGTGGAGCCGGCACCCGAGAACATCCTGATCTCCTGGCCGCTCGACAACAGCACTCCGATGGTCGGCCCGCTCATGACGGCCGGCGGCGCGTTGCTCGTCGTCGGTCTGGTGCTGTACATCCTCGCGATCCGGCACCAGCGGCGAGGTCGTGGCCCGCGCCGCAAGGGCGTCGGCCCTCTGCCCGAGACGCAGCCGATCAGCGTGGCTGATTCTGCAGCAGCGGCAGCGATCGATGGCGGCGTCCAGGCGCCGACAGACCCGTCACAGGGCAGCGACCGGGCCTCCGGTGGGGAACGCGCACAGCAGAGCCGTTCCGCCACCAAGCGGCGCCTTGCCATCGGTCTGCCCGCGCTGGTGATGACCGCTGTCCTTGCCACCGGGTGCACGGCGGACTCGTGGCCCGAGTTCGGCGCTGGCACGCCCACGCCCACACCCACACCGACGATCGTCACGCCCGAGGACCAGAAGCCGCCCGTGGTCAGCGAGAAGCAGGGCCAGCGGATCGTGTCTGAGATCGCAGCGACCGTCGCACAGGCGGATGCCGATCTCGATATCGATCTGGCTGAGACGCGCCTGAGCGGGCCGGCTTTGGAGAGCCGTCGCACCGAGTACGTGCTGCGCGACAAGATCGCTGAGCGTGAGGGGACATTGACGGCACCGCGCGACAAGGTGCGGATCCTGTTGCCCGAGGCTACGGACAGTTGGCCCCGCACGGTTCTGGTCCTGACAGCTTCGGAAGAGGACGACACGGTGCCTCCCGTGTTGCTGACCATGACGCAGGCCGACCCGTGGGCACCCTACAAGGTTGCCGAGATGGCCGACATGCCGGCCTCGTCGGAGTTCCCTGACGTCGCGCCGGCGTGGCTGGGTGCTACGCGTGTGCCCACCGAGTCGCCGTTCCTGTCGTTGCCGCCAGCGGAGCTGGCAGACGCTTTCGCCGACTACGTCGATGCCGGCGACAAGAGCGAGTACGCTGGCATGTTCGATGAGATGTCGCAGGCTCTCGCCCAGACCATCCGGGACAGTCGAGCCGCTGTGGTGCAGGGGCTGAAGGACAAGGATGCCGCAGAGACTTCCCAGGCCGCCTTCGATATGACCGGCTCGACCGATGAGCCGCTTTCGATGGCGACGCTGGACAGCGGCGCGGTGGTCGCCGTGAGTGTTCTCGACACCGAGCGGATCACGCCGACCAACAAGGACGCCGTGATCAGGATCGGCGACAATGAAGAGGCGAAGGTCTTGACCGGCGCTAAGGAATCGGCGAAGGGTTTCGAGACGACCTACGCGATCCAGCTGTTCTTCGCCGTTCCGGCACAGGGCTCGAATGAGCAGATCCGTCTGCTCGCGTACGACCAGGACCTCCTCAGCGTGAAGGTGATCAAGTGACCGAAATCTCTGCCGCGGCTCTCCGCGGAGCCGTCGACCTCTCTTCTCTGCGCGGACGTGACATGCAACCGGCGTCCGACGCCACAGCCGCCGCATCGGCGGCCGCCCCGGGCGTCGTCGTCGATGTCACCGACGCCGCGTTCGGCGAGATCCTCGAACTCTCGCGTACCGTTCCCGTGGTCGTCGATCTGTGGGCTGAATGGTGCGGCCCGTGCAAGCAGCTCAGCCCGATCATCGAGAAGGTGACCCGCGAGCAGAATGGTCGCGTCGTGCTCGCCAAGGTGGATGTCGATGCCAACCCGCAGATCGCGCAGGCGTTCCGTGCGCAGTCCATTCCGATGGTTGTGGCTCTGATCGGCGGGCAGCCGGTGCCGATGTTCACCGGCGCCGTCCCCGAGGAGCAGGTGCGCGAGGTCTTCGCTCGGCTGCTCGAAGTGGCCGCGCAGAATGGCGTGACCGGGAGCGTCCCCGCGGACGGCGCCGAGTCGGGCGAACAGGCCGTCGAGCCGGAAGAGGCGCCGTTGCCGCCGCTGCACGCAGAGGCATTCGAGGCCATTGAGGCCGGCGACTACCCGCGGGCGATCACCGCCTACGAGAAGGCGCTGGCGGAGAATCCGCGTGACGAGGAGGCCAAGGCCGGCCTCGGGCAGGTGCGTCTCCTCGACCGCGTCCAGGGACTGGACCTGCAGCAGGTGCGTGCGGCTGCTGCCGCCGCTCCGGCCGACGTCGACGCCCAGTTCGCGGTGGCCGATATGGACATCGCCGGGGGACACGTCGACGATGCGTTCGGTCGACTGCTCGACCTTTTCGTCGCATCCGATGGTGACGACCGACCGCGCGTGCGCGCACGCCTCGTCGAGCTGTTCGACCTGGTCGGACCCGCCGACCCGCGCGTGGCGTCCGCACGCACGCGCCTGGCATCGCTGCTCTTCTGAGGTCTGAGTCGAGCTGCGCTCCCCCGAGGAGCGCAGCTCGACTCATCACCACTGACTGGGCGTCGGCAGGTGCGGCTCGGGCTGATACCGGAACCACAGCGTCGAGAGCGCAGGAAGTGTGACCGTTGCGATAGCGGGCGCGTCATCGGCATCCTTGTGCGCCGAGATCATCCCGAGGTTGCCGGTGTCGCTGCCGCCGTACTCGGCGGCATCCGTGTTCATCACTTCCTGCCAGGCGCCAGGAACGGGCAGCGCGAGGCGGTAGCCGGTGCGGACCGCACCGGCGAAGTTGGTGACCACCGCGAGGCGTCCGCCGTGCGCATCCCGACGCTCGAACGCGATAACGCTGGGATCCCACGTCGGCGCACCCAGGCGCGAGAACGAGGTGCCGTCATTGTCGCGCTCCCACAGCGGCGACTGCGCACGGAACACCTCATTGAGCGCCCCGACGAAGTGCTGCAGCTGCCGGTGGGAGGGCTGATCCAGTAGCCACCAGTCGAGCTCGCGGTCGACCGACCATTCGGCGATCTGCCCGAACTCCTGTCCCATGAACAGCAGCTTCTTGCCGGGGTGCCCCCACATGAGGCCGAGGTAGGCTCGCACGTTCGCGAGCTTGTGCGCATGGTCGCCCGGCATCCGTGAGACGAGGCTTCCCTTGCCGTGCACGACCTCGTCATGGCTGATCGGCAGCATGTAGTTCTCACCGAAGGCGTAGACGAACGAGAAGGTGATCTCGCCTTCGTGGTGCGAGCGGTGCACCGGATCGCGCTGCATGTACTGCAGCGAGTCGTTCATCCAGCCCATGTTCCACTTGAAGCCGAAGCCCAGTCCGGCGTGGTCGGTGCGGGCGGTGACCCCGGGGAATGCCGTCGACTCCTCGGCGATCATCACCACGCCCTTGTGCAGTCGATAGGCGGTGGCGTTGACCTCTTGCAGAAAGCGGATCGCTTCAAGGTTCTCGCGACCGCCGTGCACGTTCGGTTCCCATTCACCGTCGTTGCGTGAGTAGTCCAGATACAGCATCGAGGCGACCGCGTCGACACGCAGACCGTCGACGTGGAACTCGCTGAGCCAATACAGCGCGTTCGCGACGAGGAAGTTGCGCACCTCGTTGCGTCCATAGTCGAAGATCAGTGTGCCCCAGTCCTGGTGCTCGCCACGTCGTGGGTCCGCGTGCTCGTACAGCGCGCGTCCGTCGAACTGAGCGAGGGCGAAGGCGTCCTTGGGAAAGTGCCCTGGCACCCAGTCCATGATCACACCGATGCCGGCCTGGTGCAGTTGGTCGATCAGGTAGCGCAGGTCATCGGGGGAGCCATAGCGGCTGGTTGCGGCGTAGTACCCGCTGACCTGGTAGCCCCAGGAACCGCCGAATGGATGCTCAGCCAGCGGCATGAACTCCACATGGGTGAAGCCGGTTGCCTGCACGTGCTCGATCAGAGGAGCGGCGGCGTCGCGGTAGCCGAGACCACCGCGCCACGAGCCGAGGTGCACCTCGTACACCGACATCGGCTGGGCGACCGCGTGCCGTGCCGCACGCCGGGTGAGCCAGGCGTGGTCGCCCCACTGGTAGGCACTCAGCGCGACGACGGATGCTGTTGCGGGCGGCAGCTCTGCCTGCTGAGCCATCGGATCGGCTTTGAGCACCCAGTCGCCGTCCGGCGTGAGGATCTCGTACTTGTACCGGCTGCCGACTCCGACGCCGGGGATGAACAGCTCCCAGATGCCGCTCGCCCCCATCGACCGCATGGCGTGGCCTTCACCGTTCCACTCGTTCCAGTCGCCGCACACGCGCACGGCCTGCGCGTTGGGCGCCCAGACGGCGAAGTCGACGCCGGTGTCACCGTCGAACACCCGCGGATGGGCGCCGAGCACCTCCCAGAGCCGTTCGTGGCGGCCTTCGGCGATCAGGTGCAGGTCGAGGTCGCCGATCGCCGGCAGGTGGCGATAGGGATCGCCGGCGAGGGCCTCGTCATGCCCGGCGTAGGTGGTGGCGATGCGGTACGGCACAGGCGGGCCTGGGTGGGTTCCCTCCCAGATGCCGTGCGCCGTGTGGCTGAGATCCATGCGATCTCCGTCGGCGAACACCACGGTGACCGATTCGGCGAGCGGCCGTCGGGTGCGGATCACCGTGCTGGTTCGCCCGACGGCGTCGGTCATCGGATGAGCGCCCAGCAGTCGATGCGGATCGTGGTGCGTGCCGCCGGCGGCCTTTCGCCACTCGTCGGAAACGGAGACGCTGTCGGTGTGACTCATGATCGCTCCTTCACCTTCAGGATGTGCACCGGCTCGGCGAAGGCGTCGAGCCGCACATAGTTGTGGTCGTTCCAGGTCCAGACCGCTCCGGTCAACAGGTCTTCGACCTCATAGTCGTCACCGGGCTCGATTCCCCAGATGCGGGTGTCGAGGTGCACGGTCGTCTCGCGCACCGAGTGTGGGTCGACGTTGGCGACGATGATCAGGGTGTCCGCGGTGCCGGTGCCGGTGAAAGCGGCATCCAGGTGCTTGGAGTAGACGAGCACGGCATCGTCGTCGCTCCAGTGCATCGACAGGTTGCGCAGCTGCCCGAGCGCCGGGTGCGCGTGACGGATCGCGTTGAGCCTGCGCAGCAGCGGCGCGAGTGACTCGCCGCGTTGTTCGGCGCCGTCCCAGTCGCGGAACTTGTATTCGTACTTCTCGTTGTCGATGTTCTCTTCAGAGCCGGGGCGCGCCACGTTCTCGATGAGCTCGTACCCGGCATACACGCCCCAGACGGGTCCTGCCGTTGCGGCGATGCATGCGCGGATGCGGTAGGCGGCGCGACCGCCGAACTGCAGGTATTCGGTCAGGATGTCGTGCGTGTTCACGAACAGGTTCGGGCGCATGTAGTCGCTGGTCTCGTGCGAGACCGAGGTGAGGAACTCCTCGAGCTCGGGCTTGGTGTTGCGCCAGGTGAAGTACGAGTAGCTCTGTTGGAACCCGATCGCGGCGAGCGCGCGCATGACCGCGGGGCGGGTGAACGCCTCGGCGAGGAAGATGACGTCGGGGTCGCGTCGGCCCACCTCGGCGATCAACCACTCCCAGAACTGCAGTGGCTTGGTGTGCGGGTTGTCGACGCGGAAGACCTTCACTCCGAGATCGACCCAGTGCATGACGACGCGCAGCATCTCGGCGTAGATCCCGGCGGGATCGTTGTCGAAGTTGAGCGGGTAGATGTCCTGGTACTTCTTCGGCGGGTTCTCGGCGTACGCGATCGTGCCGTCGGGAAGGGTCGTGAACCACTCGGGGTGCTCGGTGACCCAGGGGTGGTCGGGGGAGGCCTGCAGGGCAAGATCGAGGGCGACCTCGAGGCCGGCGGTGCGCGCCGCGCGCACGAATGCCCGGAAGTCCTTCTCGGTGCCAAGGTCGGGGTGGATCGCGTCGTGTCCGCCGTCGGCTGAGCCGATGGCGTACGGTGATCCGGGGTCGCCCGGCTCTGTGGTGAGCGTGTTGTTGCGCCCCTTGCGGTTGGTCGTGCCGATCGGGTGGATCGGCACGAGGTAGATGACGTCGAATCCCATGTCGGCGACGGCGGGCAGCCGCTTGGCGGCCGTGCGCAGGGTGCCGCTGCGTACCGATCCGTCCTTGCGGCGCACAGCGCCTTCAGAGCGGGGGAAGAACTCGTACCACGCGCTGACGCCCGCGAGCTCGCGGTCGACGCGAAGCGTCAGCCACTCGGTGTGCGATCCGAGCGACGCGTGCGGTCGGGCGGCGAACGCGGATGCCAGTCGCTGGTCGATCGCCGCGGCGTGCAGGGCGTCGGCATCCGCTGTGGAGAGGGCGCGAGCGGCCTTCTTCAGCATCCGGCGTTCGGCGTCGGGACGGTCGGTCTCGGATGCCGCAGCGGTGAGCAGCGCGGTGCCCAGCTGGCTCATCACGGTGACGTCGATGCCCGCCTCGGCCTTGACGGCGGCGTCGTGCGCCCAGGTCGCGAAGTCGTCGGCGAAGGACTCGAAGCGATACTGCCAGTCGCCCTGTCGGTCCAGGGCGATCCGGGTTCGCCAGCGGTCGGTCCCATCGGCCAACGCCGTCAGCCGGTGCAGCGTCTCGTTGCCGGCAGGATCGGTCAACCGCAGGTGCACGCCAATCCGGTCGTGCCCTTCGCGGAAGGCGACCACATCGAACGGCACCACCTCGCCCACGAAGGCCTTGGCCGGGTGACCGTGGGGCACGCGCGGTGCGGGGTCGAACAGGGGCAGTCGGCCGACCGTGCCGCCGATCACCGGAGTGTCGACCGCAGGGCGTGCGGGGATGAGTGCGGGGCTTCTCAGCCCCGCGGATTCTTGAGCCGTCGGTGCCGCCACACTGAGAATGTACCGCGCTCCGGGGCGGGATTGCACCGCGCCGTTACGCGGGCCGCGTTCCGGGGCCAGACAGGGTCACTCCACGCGGAACAGCTGCATCGACGTGCCGGTGATCGGCAGCACGTCACCGGGTGCATACCGGTGCTCCGCGTCGGTCGGTGACTCGTCTGCGCTCGACCACAGCGAGACGAACGAGGTGGCGTTGTCGATGTTGTCGGGCAGGCGCACGTCGATCGGCGCTTCATTGCCGTGCACGATCAACAGGATCCGGTTGCTCTCACCGTCGTGAGGCACGCTGGCGGCGACGTACTGCAGTGTGCGGTGCCGCGGATCGTTCCACTGCTCCGCGGCCATCGTCTGGCCGTTCTGGTCGTACCAGTCCATCTCGGACGCCTCGGGCACGTGCTCGCCGAGTCGGGCGTACCGTGCGGGACGCAGCGCCGGATTCTCGGCGCGCAGCCGGGTCAGGAGTGAGATGTGCGCGTGCAGATCCTGTTGCCAGGGTTCGTGCTCCCAGCTCAGCCACGTGAGCGCGGAATCGTGACAATAGGCGTTGTTGTTGCCGCGCTGGGTGCGGCCGAACTCATCGCCGGCCGTGATCATCGGAATACCCGCCGACAACAGCAGGGTTCCCATGAGATTGCGCATGGCCTTGCGGCGTGCGGCGAGCACGTTCGGACGGTCGGTCTCGCCCTCGACGCCGTGGTTGAAGGAACGGTTCACGTCGGCGCCGTCCCGGTTGTGCTCGCCGTTGGCGTCGTTGTGCTTCACGTCGTACGAGACGAGGTCGTGCAGGGTGAACCCGTCGTGTGCCGTGACGAAGTTGATGCTCGCCAGCGGGCCGCGTTCTTCGCTGTACGTGTTCGCCGAACCTGCGAGGCGGTTGGCGAAGCCGCCGACGCCGACCGGCGCCGAGGCCCGGCGGGCGTAGTCGATGTCGCTGAGCCAGAAGTTGCGCGCGCGGTCGCGGTAGCGGTCGTTCCATTCGCTCCAGCCGGGCGGGAAGTTGCCGGTCTGCCAGCCGCCCATTCCGACGTCCCAGGGCTCGGCGATGAGCTTGACGTCCTGTAGCGCGGGGTCGTCGCGGATGGCGAGCAACAAGGGGTGCTGCGGGTCGTACTCGTGCGAGGCATTGCGCCCGAGCGCTGCGGCGAGATCGAAGCGGAAGCCGTCGATCTGCATCTCGTTGGCCCAGTAGCGCAGCGAGTCGAGCACCAGTCGGGCTGCGGCGTCGGTGGCCGTGTTGACCGTGTTGCCGACGCCCGTGGTGTCGATGTACGCGCCGTCTGCCTGCTGGCGGTAGTAGCCGGCGTTGTCGATGCCGCGCAGGCTGGAGCGTGGCCCCCCGATGCCTTCTTCGCTGGTGTGGTTGTAGACGACGTCCAGGATCACCTCGAGGCCGGCCTCGTGCAGCCGTTTGACCATGCCCTTGAACTCGGCGAGTACGGCTTCGGGGCCCGCGTTGCGGCTGGCCTCGGTGGCGTAGGCGGTGTGCGGTGTGAAGAAGTTCAGGGTGTTGTAGCCCCAATAGTTGGTCAGGCCGCGTTCGAGCAGTCGTGGTTCGGGTACGAACGCCTGCACGGGGAGCAGCTCGACGGCGGTGACGCCCAGGTCGCGCAGATAGTCGACCATCACGGGGTGCGCGAGTCCTGCGTAGGTGCCGTGCAACGCGGCGGGCACTTCGGGATGGCGCTTCGTGAGGCCCTTCAGATGCCCCTCGTAGATGACGGTCTCTTCGAGCGGCGTGCGCGGTTTGCCGACGCCCTCCCAATCGAACCCGTCGGCGATGACCACGGAGCGCCACTCCTGGTATCCGGAACCCTCGGCGAGGCCGCGCGCGTAGGGATCGAGAAGCAGTGTCTCGGGGTTGAAGACGTTGCCGGGCCCGTGGGGGCCGTCCACCCGGAGGGCGTAGCGAGCGCCCGGCTGCAGCAGTTCGGTGGTGG
Protein-coding sequences here:
- a CDS encoding IS481 family transposase, with translation MTHANAPLTPEGRRRLALLITRDGWSLRRAAERFQCSPATAKRWVDRCRAGLPLTDRSSKPRRSPNQLPRKTERRIVALRFTRRWGPHRIAYHLRLHRSTVGRVLARYGMPKLTTVDQATGLPVRRSKPKRYEVAAPGQLVHVDIKKQGRIPDGGGWRIHGKGSMHDRAAGVVRGRAARAGATGSRGYRYLHHAVDDHSRVAYSEILDDERKETAAGFWTRANAFFAGIGVTVTAVMTDNGACYRSHAFAEALGDTVKHKWTKPYRPQTNGKVERFNRTLATEWAYAKPYTSEAERTAAYAAWLHHYNHHRPHTGISGQTPSARVHNLTGKYS
- a CDS encoding AI-2E family transporter, with protein sequence MKIHNTFRTALVATLGVGLGILILTSMQTLSTVILYIGTALFLSLGLDPVVSMLERRGLPRWAAVVVTILAVLSIFAAVVLIVLPVLIEQISQLVEQMTPLVQNGERTIDSLKQWMTDTFPNLAVDDVFAYVTDWMEREDWQSTVADWTETIGAGVLVVGGAVLAGLFGAFIVLVLTIYLTASTPSLKSSVYQLVPASKRERFIDIADQITDSVGHYVMGQVSLGVINGILSAIYLSIIDAPFTAVLAVIAFFFSLIPLVGTLTGSTIIVLACLLPGVGSPATALAAAIYYLIYMQVEAYFIAPRIMSRAVSVPGAVVVIAALSGGALLGLLGALIAIPVAASILIIYRQVVIPRMDSR
- a CDS encoding glycosyl transferase, coding for MRFVWAVVAFVLATVLIGAGIAQDTIFKGPSAEQMELSVSEPAPFVLVDAEVLASREGLQTMIVTGEGDIFVAYGRTADMEAWLSDAEYTHVALTAEGEPESTAVDAAQEPAVGGETAGRSPVGSDLWLDSFSEQEKLVTELQLTEGHSVLIARDGVEPAPENILISWPLDNSTPMVGPLMTAGGALLVVGLVLYILAIRHQRRGRGPRRKGVGPLPETQPISVADSAAAAAIDGGVQAPTDPSQGSDRASGGERAQQSRSATKRRLAIGLPALVMTAVLATGCTADSWPEFGAGTPTPTPTPTIVTPEDQKPPVVSEKQGQRIVSEIAATVAQADADLDIDLAETRLSGPALESRRTEYVLRDKIAEREGTLTAPRDKVRILLPEATDSWPRTVLVLTASEEDDTVPPVLLTMTQADPWAPYKVAEMADMPASSEFPDVAPAWLGATRVPTESPFLSLPPAELADAFADYVDAGDKSEYAGMFDEMSQALAQTIRDSRAAVVQGLKDKDAAETSQAAFDMTGSTDEPLSMATLDSGAVVAVSVLDTERITPTNKDAVIRIGDNEEAKVLTGAKESAKGFETTYAIQLFFAVPAQGSNEQIRLLAYDQDLLSVKVIK
- a CDS encoding tetratricopeptide repeat protein produces the protein MQPASDATAAASAAAPGVVVDVTDAAFGEILELSRTVPVVVDLWAEWCGPCKQLSPIIEKVTREQNGRVVLAKVDVDANPQIAQAFRAQSIPMVVALIGGQPVPMFTGAVPEEQVREVFARLLEVAAQNGVTGSVPADGAESGEQAVEPEEAPLPPLHAEAFEAIEAGDYPRAITAYEKALAENPRDEEAKAGLGQVRLLDRVQGLDLQQVRAAAAAAPADVDAQFAVADMDIAGGHVDDAFGRLLDLFVASDGDDRPRVRARLVELFDLVGPADPRVASARTRLASLLF
- the glgB gene encoding 1,4-alpha-glucan branching protein GlgB produces the protein MSHTDSVSVSDEWRKAAGGTHHDPHRLLGAHPMTDAVGRTSTVIRTRRPLAESVTVVFADGDRMDLSHTAHGIWEGTHPGPPVPYRIATTYAGHDEALAGDPYRHLPAIGDLDLHLIAEGRHERLWEVLGAHPRVFDGDTGVDFAVWAPNAQAVRVCGDWNEWNGEGHAMRSMGASGIWELFIPGVGVGSRYKYEILTPDGDWVLKADPMAQQAELPPATASVVALSAYQWGDHAWLTRRAARHAVAQPMSVYEVHLGSWRGGLGYRDAAAPLIEHVQATGFTHVEFMPLAEHPFGGSWGYQVSGYYAATSRYGSPDDLRYLIDQLHQAGIGVIMDWVPGHFPKDAFALAQFDGRALYEHADPRRGEHQDWGTLIFDYGRNEVRNFLVANALYWLSEFHVDGLRVDAVASMLYLDYSRNDGEWEPNVHGGRENLEAIRFLQEVNATAYRLHKGVVMIAEESTAFPGVTARTDHAGLGFGFKWNMGWMNDSLQYMQRDPVHRSHHEGEITFSFVYAFGENYMLPISHDEVVHGKGSLVSRMPGDHAHKLANVRAYLGLMWGHPGKKLLFMGQEFGQIAEWSVDRELDWWLLDQPSHRQLQHFVGALNEVFRAQSPLWERDNDGTSFSRLGAPTWDPSVIAFERRDAHGGRLAVVTNFAGAVRTGYRLALPVPGAWQEVMNTDAAEYGGSDTGNLGMISAHKDADDAPAIATVTLPALSTLWFRYQPEPHLPTPSQW
- a CDS encoding alpha-1,4-glucan--maltose-1-phosphate maltosyltransferase; this encodes MAAPTAQESAGLRSPALIPARPAVDTPVIGGTVGRLPLFDPAPRVPHGHPAKAFVGEVVPFDVVAFREGHDRIGVHLRLTDPAGNETLHRLTALADGTDRWRTRIALDRQGDWQYRFESFADDFATWAHDAAVKAEAGIDVTVMSQLGTALLTAAASETDRPDAERRMLKKAARALSTADADALHAAAIDQRLASAFAARPHASLGSHTEWLTLRVDRELAGVSAWYEFFPRSEGAVRRKDGSVRSGTLRTAAKRLPAVADMGFDVIYLVPIHPIGTTNRKGRNNTLTTEPGDPGSPYAIGSADGGHDAIHPDLGTEKDFRAFVRAARTAGLEVALDLALQASPDHPWVTEHPEWFTTLPDGTIAYAENPPKKYQDIYPLNFDNDPAGIYAEMLRVVMHWVDLGVKVFRVDNPHTKPLQFWEWLIAEVGRRDPDVIFLAEAFTRPAVMRALAAIGFQQSYSYFTWRNTKPELEEFLTSVSHETSDYMRPNLFVNTHDILTEYLQFGGRAAYRIRACIAATAGPVWGVYAGYELIENVARPGSEENIDNEKYEYKFRDWDGAEQRGESLAPLLRRLNAIRHAHPALGQLRNLSMHWSDDDAVLVYSKHLDAAFTGTGTADTLIIVANVDPHSVRETTVHLDTRIWGIEPGDDYEVEDLLTGAVWTWNDHNYVRLDAFAEPVHILKVKERS
- the glgX gene encoding glycogen debranching protein GlgX — protein: MPATRTPSFSGPTLDDLGVRLHDGVGTLRVWSQNASSIELVLFDEYDLDWETATLPLVRRAGGVWEATTELLQPGARYALRVDGPHGPGNVFNPETLLLDPYARGLAEGSGYQEWRSVVIADGFDWEGVGKPRTPLEETVIYEGHLKGLTKRHPEVPAALHGTYAGLAHPVMVDYLRDLGVTAVELLPVQAFVPEPRLLERGLTNYWGYNTLNFFTPHTAYATEASRNAGPEAVLAEFKGMVKRLHEAGLEVILDVVYNHTSEEGIGGPRSSLRGIDNAGYYRQQADGAYIDTTGVGNTVNTATDAAARLVLDSLRYWANEMQIDGFRFDLAAALGRNASHEYDPQHPLLLAIRDDPALQDVKLIAEPWDVGMGGWQTGNFPPGWSEWNDRYRDRARNFWLSDIDYARRASAPVGVGGFANRLAGSANTYSEERGPLASINFVTAHDGFTLHDLVSYDVKHNDANGEHNRDGADVNRSFNHGVEGETDRPNVLAARRKAMRNLMGTLLLSAGIPMITAGDEFGRTQRGNNNAYCHDSALTWLSWEHEPWQQDLHAHISLLTRLRAENPALRPARYARLGEHVPEASEMDWYDQNGQTMAAEQWNDPRHRTLQYVAASVPHDGESNRILLIVHGNEAPIDVRLPDNIDNATSFVSLWSSADESPTDAEHRYAPGDVLPITGTSMQLFRVE